Proteins co-encoded in one Sporosarcina sp. FSL K6-1522 genomic window:
- a CDS encoding D-alanine--D-alanine ligase produces MRKRLGLIYGGKSAEHEVSLSTARAVTQAVDFEKYEVIPVYITYTGEWRKGEAFVGPVTTLEELRLEGNGKPDSIHDFLNDTSGALDVVFPLLHGTNGEDGTVQGLFEVMNIPYVGNGVLASSAGMDKVVMKQLFAQVGLQQVPYVHFIRTEWAHEQQQLVEKMEQELTWPMFVKPANLGSSVGISQATDRASLIEAVDLALKFDRKIIVEQGVTAREIEMGVMGNDEPACSVAGEIKPVTAFYDYEAKYKDGNTALVIPAEVTEEVAEKMKDMAMRAYKVLDCSGLVRSDFFVTAADEVLINEVNTMPGFTPTSMFPLLWQKTGVTYPELIDQLIELALERHAEKQTIQYTMD; encoded by the coding sequence ATGAGAAAAAGATTAGGATTAATATATGGTGGAAAGTCAGCGGAGCATGAAGTGTCGCTATCGACTGCGCGTGCAGTGACGCAAGCAGTGGATTTTGAGAAATATGAAGTGATCCCGGTTTACATCACCTACACGGGAGAATGGCGGAAAGGTGAAGCATTCGTCGGTCCAGTTACAACGCTTGAGGAGCTTCGCCTTGAGGGGAATGGGAAGCCAGATAGCATTCATGATTTCCTGAATGATACATCGGGCGCTTTGGACGTTGTTTTCCCGCTTCTTCATGGTACGAACGGAGAAGATGGGACGGTTCAAGGGCTGTTTGAAGTGATGAATATACCTTACGTTGGTAATGGTGTATTGGCATCATCTGCTGGAATGGATAAAGTCGTGATGAAACAATTATTTGCGCAGGTTGGCTTGCAACAAGTACCCTATGTTCATTTTATCCGAACGGAATGGGCGCATGAACAGCAACAGCTCGTTGAGAAAATGGAACAAGAACTTACGTGGCCGATGTTTGTTAAACCTGCCAATCTAGGTTCAAGTGTCGGAATTAGTCAAGCGACAGACCGTGCTAGTTTAATTGAAGCGGTAGACTTGGCATTGAAATTCGATCGCAAAATCATTGTTGAGCAAGGTGTCACAGCACGTGAAATTGAAATGGGTGTTATGGGGAACGACGAGCCTGCATGCTCCGTAGCAGGGGAAATCAAACCTGTGACTGCATTTTATGATTATGAAGCAAAATATAAAGATGGCAATACAGCGCTTGTCATTCCAGCAGAAGTGACGGAAGAGGTTGCGGAAAAGATGAAGGATATGGCAATGCGTGCGTACAAAGTGCTCGATTGTTCAGGGCTTGTGCGTTCAGACTTCTTTGTTACAGCAGCAGATGAAGTGCTCATTAACGAGGTGAACACGATGCCAGGCTTTACGCCAACGAGTATGTTCCCGCTACTTTGGCAGAAAACAGGTGTGACCTATCCGGAATTGATCGACCAACTGATTGAGTTGGCATTGGAACGTCATGCAGAAAAGCAAACAATACAATATACGATGGATTGA
- the murF gene encoding UDP-N-acetylmuramoyl-tripeptide--D-alanyl-D-alanine ligase — MKRKLTEIAEWLQADGQQMDDVLVTGVSIDSRTVKSGDLFVPFRGEQVNGHKYVEQAIAQGAAAALWMKDEPNPPSGLPLIFVEDSEVALQEMARAYRGELQCKVIGITGSNGKTSTKDLVASVLAPYFNVRKTEGNFNNELGLPLTILSLEEETEIAVLEMGMSGFGEISFLSELAKPHYVVITNIGEAHMLDLGSREGIAKAKYEIIDGLVEGGKLFYDGDEPLLQRLVNQEAVSFGHANTAHLSLRNIAAGDEGSRFAVSGLLEGEFMIPVYGAHQVKNALAAILIANELSVATDAIREALSKAVLTDMRMQPVLASNGSLFINDAYNAAPTSMHAALAFMRDTQLRADKWLVLGDMLELGEDEQRYHEELADQVLALNLKGVLLYGPRMKWLYDELQKRDMRTLLVWTEADYTPITDTLRTATSADSIILLKGSRGMALERVLEKGSEQ; from the coding sequence GTGAAACGGAAGTTAACAGAAATCGCTGAGTGGTTACAGGCTGATGGACAACAGATGGACGATGTACTGGTAACTGGTGTGTCCATCGACTCGCGGACAGTGAAGTCGGGCGATTTGTTCGTCCCGTTCCGCGGTGAACAAGTGAACGGGCACAAGTATGTGGAACAGGCAATTGCACAAGGAGCGGCTGCGGCATTGTGGATGAAGGATGAGCCGAACCCGCCAAGTGGTTTGCCACTCATTTTCGTCGAGGATTCTGAAGTGGCGCTACAAGAGATGGCGCGCGCCTATCGGGGTGAATTGCAGTGCAAAGTTATCGGCATTACGGGTTCGAATGGTAAAACGTCCACAAAGGATTTGGTGGCCAGTGTCTTGGCACCGTATTTCAATGTGCGGAAAACGGAAGGGAACTTTAACAATGAGTTAGGCTTACCACTGACGATTTTGTCGCTGGAAGAGGAGACAGAAATTGCTGTATTGGAAATGGGCATGAGCGGCTTCGGTGAAATTTCCTTTTTATCGGAACTAGCAAAACCGCATTATGTCGTCATTACGAATATTGGGGAAGCACATATGCTAGATCTTGGTTCACGGGAAGGCATTGCCAAGGCAAAATACGAAATCATCGATGGATTAGTAGAAGGCGGCAAGCTGTTTTATGACGGGGATGAGCCGTTGTTACAGCGACTTGTGAATCAGGAAGCCGTGTCATTCGGTCATGCAAATACGGCTCATTTATCACTTCGTAATATTGCGGCAGGAGACGAGGGTAGCCGCTTCGCGGTGTCTGGTTTGCTGGAAGGCGAATTTATGATTCCTGTTTATGGAGCGCATCAGGTGAAAAATGCACTTGCTGCGATTTTGATTGCTAATGAGTTATCCGTTGCGACGGATGCGATTCGTGAGGCGTTGAGCAAGGCGGTCTTAACGGATATGCGTATGCAACCGGTTTTAGCTAGTAATGGGTCATTATTCATTAATGATGCCTACAATGCAGCTCCTACATCGATGCATGCGGCGCTAGCGTTTATGCGCGATACACAGTTGCGTGCAGATAAGTGGCTCGTGTTGGGGGATATGCTTGAGCTTGGGGAAGATGAGCAGCGTTACCATGAAGAATTGGCGGACCAAGTGTTGGCGTTAAACCTCAAAGGGGTCTTACTATATGGCCCACGCATGAAATGGTTATACGATGAACTTCAAAAACGTGACATGCGTACATTGCTCGTTTGGACGGAAGCAGACTATACACCAATTACAGATACACTTCGCACAGCTACGTCTGCAGATTCCATCATACTCTTGAAAGGTTCACGAGGAATGGCGCTAGAGCGTGTACTTGAAAAGGGTAGCGAGCAGTGA
- a CDS encoding alpha/beta fold hydrolase codes for MKTGVLFIHGFTGGSFEVRPLVMYVKHQMDWLVSVPTLPGHGITLNLKNMSAASWLMEAELAYKKLQKKVDRVIVIGFSMGGLIAMYLALRYPVHKLVLLSAAAKYMSPRNLLGDVTIMLTESIRKKYPPNTFYHLYDYKLTHTPLQAIFEFLRIVKTVEPYYGQIKIPVCIVQGKKDGIVPFASAEHLYKTLGSQKKVFIQSARGKHHICYSDDCDNWFQEVLAFMKEDMEEN; via the coding sequence GTGAAAACGGGTGTGTTATTTATCCATGGATTTACGGGCGGTTCTTTCGAAGTTCGGCCGCTCGTCATGTACGTGAAACATCAAATGGATTGGTTAGTGTCGGTCCCAACATTGCCAGGACACGGTATCACGCTCAATTTAAAAAATATGTCGGCTGCGTCCTGGCTAATGGAAGCTGAACTCGCCTATAAAAAATTACAGAAGAAAGTCGATCGTGTCATTGTGATCGGCTTTTCGATGGGCGGGCTCATTGCTATGTATCTTGCGTTACGGTATCCAGTACATAAGTTGGTGTTGTTAAGCGCGGCGGCAAAATATATGAGTCCACGCAATTTACTAGGTGATGTAACGATTATGCTGACGGAATCGATTCGAAAAAAGTATCCACCAAACACGTTCTATCACTTGTATGATTATAAATTGACGCACACACCGTTGCAGGCCATCTTTGAGTTTTTACGGATTGTCAAGACTGTTGAGCCTTATTATGGCCAGATTAAAATACCGGTATGCATTGTGCAAGGTAAAAAGGATGGTATCGTGCCGTTCGCCTCGGCCGAGCATTTGTATAAAACACTTGGTTCCCAGAAAAAGGTGTTCATACAATCGGCTCGTGGGAAGCATCATATTTGTTACAGTGATGATTGTGACAATTGGTTTCAGGAAGTGTTGGCATTCATGAAGGAAGATATGGAAGAAAACTGA